From a single Novipirellula caenicola genomic region:
- a CDS encoding glycosyl hydrolase: MFSETDGSRKTIGDVDILYHDGLYHLFHLVLPNHDFIAHAVSTDAINWRRVCNALFIGDPGSWDDLMLWTMHVSPDPHQPGRWRMFYTGLSRRDQGRYQRLGMAVSDDLYHWRKAPVHWEDHRGPKDPDLVKAAVRKSRRHQANSLHAEFDPDSCFPLEPDPRYYESSLDEGRHWVSFRDPFYYHDGTHGWLLAAGRVKQGPIVRRGCVALMKEVAPHQFEAQPALHHPRLYDDVEVPNLIYFDDDHYLIGSIREDAKIRYWHTKKIGDPWQSYHDNVLLAQGNYAGRVCRDEKGWLLWNFYSMNLLDRTAENLMPPPKRLVRCEAGLLRAVTFEGIDAYLRESIDSRCIHSLIEDVGPQIQVCRVEGGHLDLSCESGFQAFVFDGNIDCFRFQAKLEMQGLGKCGLVFRLDPESRDGYYLSLDILKGVAQLRAWGTGADGSGEHMMTFRSLQTGFWYSKSRSEASIALLAFGSYLELSVDGRVVLSLADQTFNKGQLGIYLEAAEVRVSEVQLDRLASPSQTDDHLASG, encoded by the coding sequence ATGTTCTCCGAAACCGATGGCAGTAGGAAAACCATTGGCGACGTCGACATTCTGTACCACGATGGGCTGTACCATCTGTTTCACTTGGTACTTCCTAATCACGATTTCATCGCGCATGCCGTCAGCACGGACGCAATCAATTGGCGACGTGTTTGCAACGCATTGTTCATTGGCGATCCCGGCAGCTGGGACGATTTGATGCTGTGGACGATGCATGTTTCGCCTGATCCTCACCAACCGGGGCGATGGCGAATGTTCTACACCGGATTGTCGCGTCGCGATCAAGGCCGCTATCAACGTCTTGGAATGGCCGTCAGCGATGATTTGTACCATTGGCGAAAAGCTCCTGTGCACTGGGAGGACCACCGCGGCCCCAAAGACCCCGATCTTGTCAAAGCGGCGGTGCGGAAGAGTCGCCGCCATCAAGCCAATAGTTTGCATGCGGAATTTGATCCCGACAGCTGCTTTCCACTGGAACCCGATCCGCGATATTACGAGTCATCGTTAGACGAGGGACGGCACTGGGTTAGTTTTCGTGATCCTTTCTACTACCACGATGGCACGCATGGATGGCTACTGGCCGCCGGCCGGGTCAAGCAGGGACCGATTGTTCGTCGCGGCTGCGTGGCATTGATGAAAGAGGTGGCCCCGCATCAATTCGAAGCCCAACCGGCACTGCACCATCCCCGGCTTTACGATGACGTCGAAGTCCCCAATTTGATTTATTTTGATGACGATCACTATCTGATTGGCAGCATCCGCGAAGACGCCAAGATTCGCTACTGGCACACCAAAAAGATCGGCGATCCGTGGCAAAGTTATCACGACAACGTGCTGTTGGCTCAAGGCAACTACGCGGGCCGCGTATGCCGTGATGAGAAAGGGTGGCTGCTTTGGAATTTCTATTCGATGAACCTGCTAGACCGGACGGCCGAAAACTTGATGCCGCCGCCTAAGCGTTTAGTACGCTGCGAAGCGGGACTGCTGCGGGCGGTGACATTCGAAGGGATCGACGCCTACCTGCGTGAAAGCATTGATAGCCGCTGCATTCACAGCTTGATCGAAGATGTCGGTCCGCAGATCCAGGTGTGCCGAGTCGAGGGTGGTCATTTGGACCTTTCCTGTGAAAGCGGCTTTCAAGCGTTTGTCTTTGATGGCAACATCGACTGTTTTCGTTTTCAGGCGAAGTTGGAAATGCAGGGGCTGGGCAAATGTGGGCTCGTGTTTCGCCTGGATCCCGAATCACGCGACGGCTACTACCTGTCGCTGGACATCCTCAAAGGAGTAGCTCAGCTACGCGCCTGGGGTACTGGCGCCGACGGAAGCGGTGAACACATGATGACGTTTCGGTCGCTGCAAACAGGCTTCTGGTACTCCAAGTCGCGCAGCGAAGCCTCCATTGCCCTGCTCGCCTTTGGAAGCTACCTGGAACTGTCCGTCGATGGCCGAGTCGTATTGTCCTTGGCCGACCAAACGTTCAACAAAGGCCAGTTAGGGATCTATCTAGAGGCTGCCGAGGTTCGAGTTTCAGAAGTGCAGCTCGACCGCCTGGCCTCACCGAGCCAAACCGATGATCATCTTGCCAGCGGCTGA
- a CDS encoding CHAD domain-containing protein, which yields MTFRLKQSESVSKSIRRIASEQIEKAIKEIEDSNLSQAEKVHQVRKRCKKLRGLVRLVRPAMTDDFSYSNANGLFRKIAKPLSEARDSKIYLDSFDSLLARFVDANQQDRFQSIRDQLSYHREQLLGDDVDVATRLDDAQEHFKDAFQSVQSLRLDAKGYEAWSHGLGKTYCRGRTAFREAQSDPSIETLHEWRKRVKYHTYHCKLLRLLWPALIESRYGEGKRLGDWLGDHHDLAVLKQRITDSPSDYGNRDVTDAFVSMIDQRSAQLESHAFRLGKKMFAEKPKRFLKRYRRYWKSIQ from the coding sequence ATGACTTTTCGTCTGAAACAGAGTGAATCAGTCTCGAAATCCATCCGACGGATTGCTAGCGAGCAAATCGAAAAGGCGATCAAGGAAATCGAGGATTCGAACCTGTCGCAAGCTGAGAAAGTGCACCAAGTTCGCAAGCGATGTAAAAAGCTACGCGGATTGGTCCGACTTGTCCGCCCTGCGATGACCGACGACTTTTCCTACTCAAATGCGAATGGCCTGTTTCGTAAAATCGCAAAGCCGTTATCCGAAGCACGTGACAGCAAAATATACCTCGATTCCTTTGACTCGCTTTTAGCGAGATTTGTCGACGCGAACCAGCAGGATCGTTTCCAGTCGATCCGTGATCAGTTGTCGTATCACCGCGAACAACTGTTGGGCGACGACGTGGACGTTGCCACGCGGTTGGACGACGCTCAAGAACATTTCAAAGACGCATTCCAAAGCGTCCAAAGTTTGCGATTGGACGCAAAGGGATACGAGGCGTGGAGCCACGGATTGGGCAAAACCTACTGTCGCGGGCGAACGGCATTTCGAGAAGCACAGAGTGATCCATCCATCGAAACGCTTCATGAATGGCGAAAACGTGTCAAGTATCACACGTACCACTGCAAACTACTTCGATTGCTGTGGCCTGCATTGATTGAATCTCGATACGGAGAAGGCAAACGCCTAGGGGATTGGCTTGGCGATCACCACGATTTGGCCGTGTTGAAACAACGAATCACTGATTCACCGAGTGACTACGGCAACCGCGATGTCACCGACGCCTTTGTCAGCATGATTGACCAACGCTCCGCCCAACTCGAATCGCATGCGTTCCGTCTTGGCAAAAAAATGTTTGCCGAGAAGCCCAAACGGTTTTTGAAGCGATACCGCCGCTACTGGAAATCGATTCAGTAG
- a CDS encoding c-type cytochrome — translation MSNSRTNWQRFKELTILMVGLGVIGVLVLVTGVFPIKASSGHWPITTWVLDFASDRSVAFHSAGIESPPLDEPGMIRLGAASYDANCRWCHGRPGLPEPRVPGEMTPSPPFFPTAKLDHEPRELFYIVKHGIKFAGMPAWTARQREDEIWPLVAFLKSFPELEEATYLDHVEVAMETDSAVTQLVAAACAACHGPHGHGRAGDRVPMIAGQNREYLQLTLEAYKTGQRHSGIMEPIAARLTAEDIRRLADYFSNQSEHAAASQTVEASSHSASADLATLTESERRLYDLGESLAIHGDGPQKIASCNECHGPTNGDHNAEYPRLQGQPAKYLRRQLQLFADSLRGGTENVDLMHPIANKLSEEQIDALALYYSRQ, via the coding sequence ATGAGCAACTCGCGAACGAATTGGCAACGATTCAAAGAACTAACGATCCTGATGGTGGGGTTGGGAGTCATCGGGGTTTTGGTGTTGGTCACCGGTGTGTTTCCGATCAAAGCCAGCAGCGGACACTGGCCGATCACGACTTGGGTGCTTGATTTTGCCAGCGATCGGTCGGTCGCTTTTCATAGTGCTGGGATCGAATCACCGCCGCTGGATGAACCGGGAATGATTCGGTTGGGGGCGGCAAGCTATGACGCGAATTGCCGGTGGTGTCACGGACGTCCTGGATTGCCCGAGCCACGCGTGCCCGGTGAAATGACGCCGTCGCCTCCTTTTTTTCCCACGGCGAAATTGGATCACGAGCCTCGTGAGTTGTTTTACATCGTCAAGCATGGGATCAAATTCGCAGGGATGCCAGCGTGGACGGCACGCCAACGTGAGGATGAGATTTGGCCGCTGGTGGCGTTTTTAAAATCGTTTCCCGAGTTGGAAGAAGCGACCTATCTCGATCATGTCGAAGTCGCAATGGAAACCGATTCGGCGGTAACGCAGCTGGTCGCGGCCGCGTGCGCCGCGTGCCACGGTCCCCACGGTCATGGTCGTGCCGGCGACCGCGTGCCGATGATCGCGGGACAGAACCGCGAATATTTGCAGCTAACGCTCGAGGCTTATAAAACCGGACAGCGACACAGCGGAATCATGGAACCGATCGCCGCACGGTTGACGGCGGAAGACATTCGCCGGCTGGCAGACTATTTTTCAAATCAATCCGAACACGCGGCTGCGAGCCAAACGGTCGAGGCTAGCTCGCATTCTGCGTCGGCCGATTTGGCGACGTTGACCGAATCCGAACGCCGGTTGTACGACCTTGGCGAATCACTCGCTATTCACGGCGACGGTCCTCAGAAAATTGCTTCCTGTAACGAGTGCCATGGTCCCACGAATGGCGACCACAACGCCGAGTATCCTCGGTTGCAAGGGCAGCCGGCAAAATACCTGCGACGTCAATTGCAACTGTTTGCTGATTCGCTTCGCGGCGGTACTGAGAATGTGGACTTGATGCACCCGATCGCCAACAAATTGAGCGAAGAACAGATAGATGCGTTGGCGTTGTACTATTCGCGCCAATGA
- a CDS encoding cytochrome c oxidase assembly protein has translation MQLVLWNFGWIVLAAAWLGPLPELATQSFAAHMTLHMAVVAVAAPMLSVAIAGKRFDPVIRFPGPFSPVPASVGELLIVWAWHSPGLHHWARHSAMGFVIEQGMFLAAGLWVWLSAFGGTTPREPGRSAAGVIGLLLTSMHMTLLGALLVMSPRLLYMHHGHSEMLTPIMDQHLGGAVMLVVGGIVFLAGGLWLTKDLVSLDRLEMRTNEG, from the coding sequence ATGCAACTCGTCCTGTGGAATTTCGGTTGGATCGTTTTAGCGGCCGCTTGGTTGGGGCCGCTTCCCGAATTGGCAACGCAATCGTTTGCCGCGCACATGACGCTGCACATGGCCGTGGTTGCCGTGGCAGCACCGATGTTATCGGTTGCGATTGCAGGAAAACGATTTGACCCCGTGATTCGGTTTCCGGGGCCGTTTTCGCCCGTCCCTGCGTCGGTGGGCGAGCTATTGATTGTTTGGGCTTGGCATTCACCGGGGCTGCATCATTGGGCCCGTCATTCCGCGATGGGGTTTGTGATCGAACAAGGCATGTTTTTGGCCGCCGGGCTGTGGGTATGGTTGTCCGCGTTTGGCGGAACCACGCCGCGTGAACCGGGACGCAGCGCGGCCGGAGTGATCGGGCTGTTGCTGACCTCAATGCATATGACCTTGTTGGGAGCGTTGTTAGTGATGTCGCCGCGATTGTTGTACATGCACCATGGTCACAGTGAGATGTTGACACCGATCATGGACCAACACCTCGGTGGCGCCGTGATGTTGGTGGTCGGTGGCATCGTTTTTCTGGCAGGTGGGTTGTGGTTAACCAAGGACCTTGTGTCGCTGGATCGGCTCGAAATGAGGACGAATGAGGGATGA
- a CDS encoding transmembrane prediction produces the protein MILSKPSKTRRNHILWLVVPPGVWAVHFLASYLTIAIWCAKFAGDNADANPVRIAIAVYTVVALAIIVLMGWLSYRQHRSGGSPPHDQDTYEDHVRFVGQATFLLALLSGVATIFTALVAVFVRSCH, from the coding sequence TTGATTCTAAGTAAACCCAGTAAAACGCGACGCAATCATATTCTGTGGTTGGTGGTGCCCCCGGGCGTGTGGGCAGTTCACTTTTTGGCCAGCTATCTGACGATTGCGATTTGGTGTGCTAAGTTCGCCGGCGACAACGCTGATGCGAACCCGGTGCGAATCGCAATTGCCGTCTACACCGTGGTCGCGCTTGCCATCATCGTGTTGATGGGATGGCTTAGTTATCGTCAACATCGTTCTGGAGGCTCGCCACCGCATGACCAAGACACCTACGAAGATCACGTTCGCTTTGTCGGCCAGGCGACCTTTTTGTTGGCGTTACTCAGCGGAGTGGCAACGATCTTCACGGCGCTTGTGGCCGTCTTTGTGAGGAGTTGTCACTAA
- the ctaD gene encoding cytochrome c oxidase subunit I — protein MSDQAKRLLAPWRTPTGWRYWSAVNNSEVGLWYTVTSFAFFLFGGVLALVMRVQLSLPENDWLTPDQYNQVFTMHGSVMMFLFAVPILEAISILLLPQMLGARDLPFPRLSAYGYWCFLIGGIFVCGSIFFGVAPQGGWFMYPPMTTEYQTGVGVDIWLLGLSFIEVASIAAAVELIVGVLKCRPPGMRLNLIPLYAWYILVVAVMILFAFPPLIAGDLLMELERSLDWPFFDASRGGDPLLWQHLFWIFGHPEVYIVFLPSIALVAMIVPTFARVPMAGYGWIVLAAVGTGFLSFGLWVHHMFTTGLPGLTIGIFSAASEAVAIPTGIQIFCFIATLLIGRITRSVPLLFVLAGLATFIIGGLTGVMVAVAPFDYQAHDTYFIVGHLHYVLVGGTIFPIMAGVYYYYPLVTGKTLSERYGRWAFWLTLIGFNVSFFPMHLTGLLGMPRRVYTYPAGMGFDTLNLVSTVGAFVLAAGFVVFLWDVLRPKKHQPLAARNCWNAGTLEWLADVPDQPWGIRSIPIIKSRYPLWDQENFVEDVDQGNFYLPDAEEGLRETLVTSTMDAEPVQCLRVPGPTFVTFFAALFTGGVFIFSTYHWYTAALISGVLALAAVIRWLWIGTALIPEKSHKAVGLGLSLPIYVSGPRAVGWWAMFITMLGDMTAFMSLVFGYFFYWTIHEDFPPEDAAGPGTLWPTISLVVAAVAWALTVLAHKFNRSDRALLFYLSTGVAIAASLLAATALAMAPFWTQMDPTRHVYPAIVCVLVLWTVVHLCVGALMQAYCVARRWAGRMTAAYDADITNVTLYWHFMGLTSLITVAVIAWFPWVS, from the coding sequence TTGTCGGATCAAGCCAAACGACTGCTGGCGCCATGGCGGACACCCACGGGATGGCGTTATTGGTCGGCCGTCAACAATTCCGAAGTCGGATTGTGGTACACCGTCACCTCGTTCGCTTTCTTTCTATTTGGCGGCGTGCTGGCGTTGGTAATGCGCGTTCAGTTGTCGCTGCCCGAGAATGATTGGTTGACACCGGACCAATACAACCAAGTTTTCACGATGCATGGCAGCGTGATGATGTTTTTGTTTGCGGTACCGATCTTGGAAGCGATTTCGATCTTGTTGCTTCCGCAGATGCTAGGTGCGCGTGATTTGCCATTCCCGCGGCTATCGGCGTATGGTTATTGGTGCTTTTTAATCGGCGGGATCTTCGTTTGTGGATCGATATTTTTTGGCGTGGCGCCGCAAGGCGGTTGGTTTATGTACCCGCCGATGACGACGGAGTATCAAACCGGTGTCGGAGTCGATATCTGGTTGTTGGGGCTTTCGTTCATTGAGGTTGCCTCGATTGCCGCTGCGGTGGAATTGATCGTGGGCGTGTTGAAGTGTCGACCGCCAGGGATGCGGTTGAATCTAATTCCGCTGTATGCATGGTACATCCTGGTGGTGGCCGTGATGATTCTGTTTGCATTTCCGCCGCTGATCGCGGGCGATTTGTTAATGGAATTAGAGCGGTCACTCGATTGGCCGTTCTTTGACGCATCGCGAGGCGGTGACCCGCTATTATGGCAACATTTGTTTTGGATCTTTGGTCACCCCGAAGTCTATATCGTATTTCTGCCATCGATTGCCTTGGTGGCGATGATCGTGCCGACCTTTGCCCGGGTACCAATGGCTGGCTATGGATGGATAGTCTTAGCAGCGGTGGGGACCGGATTTTTGAGCTTTGGTTTGTGGGTGCACCACATGTTCACCACGGGCTTGCCAGGGCTGACAATTGGGATCTTTTCCGCCGCATCCGAAGCGGTGGCGATCCCCACCGGGATCCAAATCTTTTGCTTCATTGCCACGCTGTTGATCGGCCGGATCACGAGGTCCGTGCCGCTGTTGTTTGTGTTGGCGGGATTAGCAACGTTTATCATCGGTGGATTGACCGGAGTGATGGTCGCGGTGGCGCCGTTTGATTACCAAGCTCATGACACCTATTTCATTGTCGGGCATTTGCATTACGTGTTGGTCGGCGGCACCATCTTTCCGATCATGGCAGGCGTCTACTACTATTACCCGCTTGTAACCGGAAAGACGTTGTCCGAACGTTACGGACGTTGGGCATTTTGGTTGACGCTGATTGGTTTTAACGTCAGCTTTTTTCCGATGCATTTGACCGGTTTATTGGGGATGCCTCGGCGAGTTTATACCTATCCTGCCGGGATGGGGTTTGACACATTGAATCTGGTCTCGACCGTCGGCGCGTTCGTCTTGGCGGCCGGGTTTGTGGTCTTTCTGTGGGACGTGCTTCGGCCGAAGAAACATCAACCGCTGGCCGCTCGCAATTGCTGGAACGCTGGGACACTTGAATGGTTGGCCGACGTGCCAGATCAACCATGGGGGATCCGTTCGATCCCGATCATTAAAAGCCGCTACCCGCTGTGGGACCAAGAGAATTTTGTTGAGGACGTTGACCAAGGCAACTTCTATTTGCCCGATGCCGAAGAAGGGCTGCGGGAAACGTTGGTGACATCGACGATGGATGCGGAACCGGTTCAGTGTCTGCGAGTTCCCGGGCCCACGTTTGTAACCTTCTTTGCTGCGCTGTTCACCGGCGGCGTGTTTATTTTCTCGACCTATCATTGGTATACCGCTGCTTTGATCAGCGGAGTGTTGGCGCTGGCCGCGGTGATCCGGTGGTTGTGGATCGGAACCGCGTTGATCCCTGAAAAATCACACAAGGCCGTGGGGCTGGGGTTGAGTTTGCCAATCTATGTATCCGGTCCGCGTGCGGTCGGATGGTGGGCAATGTTTATCACGATGCTTGGCGATATGACCGCGTTCATGTCGCTGGTGTTTGGCTATTTCTTTTACTGGACCATTCACGAAGATTTTCCGCCCGAGGATGCTGCTGGACCAGGAACGCTGTGGCCGACGATCTCGCTAGTTGTCGCCGCCGTCGCGTGGGCATTGACCGTGCTGGCTCACAAATTCAATCGCAGTGATCGAGCCTTGTTATTTTATCTTTCGACCGGGGTTGCCATTGCAGCATCGCTGCTCGCGGCGACGGCATTAGCGATGGCGCCCTTTTGGACTCAGATGGATCCTACTCGCCACGTTTACCCGGCCATCGTTTGCGTGTTGGTGCTTTGGACGGTGGTCCATCTGTGTGTGGGAGCTCTGATGCAAGCGTACTGCGTCGCCCGTCGTTGGGCGGGCCGGATGACCGCTGCCTATGACGCGGATATCACCAATGTGACGCTGTACTGGCATTTCATGGGGCTGACGTCGCTGATCACGGTCGCAGTAATCGCCTGGTTTCCATGGGTTTCCTAA